The genomic window GCGGCATCTGTGAAACGGCGGAGCAACACGACGACGCGACCTATATGCTCGGCACCAGTCGAGCGCCGAACCGAGGATGAGAGCGTGGTAGTTCCGGATCGGGTCCACGCGCTGCGGAGTTTCGTGCCGGTGCGCCCCCGTCAGATGTCGACCCGGGACCTGCTGCGGGCCACCCCCACCCGCCTGCTCGCCGCCGGGATCGTCCTGCTCGTCGCGACGATCGCCGCGGGACTGATCTCGTCGAACATCGCCGACCAGCGCAAGCAGGATCTGGACCGGCTGTTGTCGACGACCGAGCCGCTGGCCCGTTCGTCACAGAACCTGTACGCGTCGCTGTCGGTCGCCGACGCCGCGGCCGCCACCGCGTTCCTGTCCGACGGCGCCGTCTCCGGCGCGGCCCGGGACCGGTACGCGCAGGCGATCGGCACCGCGTCCGCGGAACTGGTCGCGACGTCCGACGTGCTCGGCGGCGACGACGAGGGCCGCCGACTCCTCACCACGATCGCCACGACGCTGCCCACGTACACCGGACTGGTGGAGACCGCCCACACCAACAGCCGGGTCGGCAACCCGGTCGGCGGCGCCTATCTGGCGGAGGCGTCGTCGCTGATGCAGCGGAAGATCCTGCCGGCCGCCCAGGCCCTGCACGCCGAGCGGTCGGCGGCCGCCCGCGCCCCGCAGGCCGGTTTCGGACATCCGCCCTGGACGGCGATCGGTGCACTGGTGGCATTGCTGGCAGCACTCGTGGCGACCCAGGTGGCGATGGCCCGACGCACCCGGCGCACACTCAACGCGGGGCTGCTGTTCACGACGGTGGCGTTGTCGGCGCTGCTGGTGTGGGTGCTCGGAGTCGGGCTCGTCTCGGCGGTGGCGGCGCACCGCGCGGTCCGGGAAGGTTCCGATCCACTCGCCACCCTGTCCGAGGCGCGACTGCTCGCCCAGCAGGCGCGGGCCCAGGAGAACCTCCAACTGGTGCGGCGGGAGGAGAACACCGAGCACGCGGCCCGCTTCCGGGAGGACACCGACCGCCTGCGCAGTCTGCTGCACGACTATCCGCACGAGGTCGGCTCCGACGAGGCCGCCGCCGCGGCGCAGGCGCTCGACGGGTGGACGGCATCGCATCAGCGGGTGACCGACGCGCTGCAGGCCGGGGACGTGGCGACGGCCACCGGCACGATGGTCGGCACCGGCACCGACTCGTCGGCGACACATTTCGAGGCCGTCGACGACGCCCTGTCCGCAGGTTCCGCCCGGGCCCGCACAGAACTGCGCGACGACGTCGGCTACGCGTCGACGGTGCTGTCGGCACTGGGTCCGGGCGCGGTGACGATCACACTGGTCGGCGCGATCGGGATACCGCTCGGGCTGTGGCCTCGACTGCGGGAGTACCAGTGACCGGGCGAGCGGGCGGGCGTCGGCTCGGACGGGTCGCGGCCGGGGCGGCCGTCCTCGCCGCGGTGGTCACAGTCGGTGGCTGCGCCGAACCTCCGGGGCCGTCGATCACGCCGCCGTCGGCCGCGTACTACATGCCGCCGCAACCGGAGGGGGTGACGGTCGTACCGCCGATGTCGCCGGCCACACCTCCCGTCGACTGCCGCGATCCCCTCGCGAGCCTGCGCCCGTTCCCGGCCGGGGAGACCCCGCACGGGCCCACGCTCGACGCGATCCGGGAGCGGGGCCGGCTCGTCGTGGGCATCGACACCGGCAGCAATCTCACGAGTTTCCGGTCGCCGGTCACGGGCACACTCGAGGGGTTCGACGTCGACATCGCCCGCGAGATCGCCCGCGATCTCCTCGGCAGCCCCGACGCGGTCGATTTCCGGATCCTGCCGTACACCGACCGTGAGCAGGCGTTGACCGACGGCGTCGTCGACATCGTCGCGAAGACCCTGTCGATCACGTGCGAACGACGTGAGCGTATCGACTTCTCGAGCGTGTACTACGTTGCCCACCAACGGATTCTAACAGAAGAAGACAACTCGATCGACAGTGTCGCCGACCTTCCGGGCAAGCGGGTGTGCGCCGGGGCCGGCACCACGTCGCTCGACCGGATCCGCACCCTGCAACCGGATGCGGTGGTCGTCTCGGCGCCGATGTGGTCGGACTGCCTGGTGCTGTTGCAGCAACGTCAGGTGGAGGCGATCAGCACCGACGACACCCTGCTCGCCGGGCTGGCCATGCAGGACCCGCACACCCACGTCGTCGGGGAATCCCTGGGTACCGAGCAGTACGGCATCGGTGTCGCCCGGGATCGGGACGATCTGGTGCGGGCCGTCAACGGGACCCTGGAACGGATCCGCCGGGACGGCACGTGGGAACGCAGCTACGAGCGGTGGCTCACGGCGCTGGGTCCGATGCCCGCGCCGCCGGCCGCGACGTACCGGGACTGAGGGGAGATGCGGTGGCGTGACGGGAGACGACGTGGGAGAGAACGACGACCGGGACGGTGCGGACCTGGCGCACACGCAGGCCGCCGTGGCCGAGGACGAACTCCTCGCGACCGCCGCGCAAGAGGTCGCGCCCAGTACCGGCCGCCGGGCCCGCACCCAGCGGGTGCGTACCCGGCGCCTGCTCGGCGGCGGGCTCGTGGAGGTGGCCCCGATTCCGGCCCGCGATCCGCAGTCGGTGGTCCTCACCGATCCGAAGGTGCCCGAGCACCGTCGTTTCTGCTGGAAGTGCGGCAAGCCGGTGGGACGGAGCACCGACGGCAATCCGGGGGCGACGTCGGGTTTCTGCCCGCACTGCGGATCCCGGTTCGAGTTCTCGCCGCTGCTGAAACCCGGCACCCTGGTGGCCGGCCAGTACGAGGTCCAGGGCTGCATCGCCCACGGCGGGCTGGGCTGGATCTACCTGGCGATCGACCGCAACGTCGACAACCGGTGGGTGGTCCTCAAGGGGCTGCTGCAACTCGGGGACGCCGAGTCGCGGGCCGTGGCCGCCGCGGAACGCCAGTTCCTCGCCGAGATGGAACATCCGAGCATCGTCAAGATCTACAACTTCGTCGAGTCGCGGCGCGAACGGGATCTCACCGCCAGTTACATCGTGATGGAGTACGTGGGCGGCCGGTCGCTGCGGGAGATCCTCGCCCAGTATCCGCGTCCCGAGCGAATGCCCGTCGACGAGGCGATCGCCTACGTGCTCGAGGCGCTGCCCGCGCTCGAGTACCTGCACTCGATCGGACTGGCGTACAACGATCTCAAACCCGACAACGTCATGGTGACCGACGAACAGATCAAGTTGATCGACCTGGGTGCGGTCGCCCCGTTCGAGAGCTACGGATACCTGTACGGCACACCGGGATTCCAGGCGCCGGAGATCACCTCGACCGGACCGACCGTGGCGTCCGACATCTACGGTGTGGGGCGCACTCTCGCCGCCCTGACCGTGAATCTCCCGTCGGAGAACGGGCACTACACGGACGGCCTGCCGTCCCCCGAGCAGGCTCCGGTGCTCGCCGAGTACGGCTCGTTCCGGCGGCTCCTGCTGCGGGCCACCGACCCGGACCCCCGGCGCCGGTTCTCGTCGGCCGCCGAGATCGCCGGGCAGCTGGGCGGAGTGCTGCGGGAGATCGTGTCCTGCCGGACGCATCAGGAGCATCCGGCCCTGTCGACGATGTTCACCCGGCAGCGCGCGGTGTTCGGTTCGGACGAGGTGGTCGAACAGACCGACGTGTTCGCGGACGGTGTCGAACGCGACCGCAAGCTCAGCGCCCGCCGGGTCGCGGCGGCGCTCGCGGTACCCCTCGTCGACACCGACGATCCGGGTGCGCCGCTCGTCAACTCGGCCGTGCACAGCGACCCGCGGGTGACGCTCGACGTGCTCGACCGGTCCCGTGAGGAACGCGATCCCGATGCGCCCGAGTCGCTCGAACTCGTGCTCGCGGAAGTGCGGGCCCATCTCGACCTCGGAGACACCCGACGGGCCCGCACACTGCTGCAACCGCTGGGTGCAGCGCATCCGTACGATTGGCGGATCGACTGGTACTCGGGTCTCGTCGCGCTCGTCGCCGGCGACATTCCGGCAGCCCACGACTCGTTCGAGACCGTCGATGCCGCACTGCCCGGGGAGATCTCGCCGAAGCTGGCGCTGGCCGCCACCGCAGAACTGCTGCTCGCCGAGGACGGCGACGACGCGGACCGGTGGCGGCGGTCGGCGGAGGAGAACTACCGCACGGTGTGGCAGATGGATCGCAACGTCGTCAGCGCCGCGTTCGGGCTGGCACGCTGCCTGTCCGCTGCCGGCGACGTCCGCGGCGCCGTCGAGGCACTCGACCAGGTGCCGGCGGGCTCCCGCACCTACGGTGTGGCCCGGATGACCGCCGTTCTGACCTACCTGTCGGTGCGGCCGATCGGTTCGATCGACGAGAAGACGCTGCGCGAGTGCGCGGATCGGATCGATGCCCTACCGCACAAGGAGATCCGGCGACCGCAGATGCGGACGGTGGTGCTGGGGACCGCGCTGCAGTGGCTGCTCGCCGGGAACACCCCCACCACCGCACGCGAGCCGCTGCTCGGTGTCCCCTTCACCGAGCGCGGCCTGCGTGCGGGCACCGAGGCCGCACTGCGTGCGATGGCGCGTGGCGCCCCCACCGCCACACACCGCTACACGCTCGTCGATCTCGCGAACGTCGTGCGGCCCCGGAGTCTGTTCTGACCGGACCTGACGGTCAGGCTCGTGCCGGTTCCTGCACTGTCTGTTCCTTGCCGCCGTGTCCCCATCCGACGTGGGATTCGGCGCGCAGGCGTTCGACCATGTGCGGGTAGTGCAGCTCGAATGCCGGGCGCTCCGAACGGATCCGGGGCAGTTCGGTGAAGTTGTGCCGCGGCGGCGGGCAGCTGGTGGCCCACTCGAGGGAGTTGCCGTAGCCCCACGGGTCGTCGACGGTGACGACCTGGCCGTAGCGGTAGCTCTTGAAGACGTTCCACAGGAACGGCAGCGTCGAGGCGCCGAGGATGAACGAGCCGATCGTGGAGATCGTGTTCAGTGTGGTGAACCCGTCGGTGGGCAGGTAGTCGGCGTAGCGGCGCGGCATGCCCTCGTTGCCGAGCCAGTGCTGCACCAGGAACGTGGCGTGGAAGCCGACGAACGTCAACCAGAAGTGCCACTTACCCAACCGTTCGTCCATGAGGCGGCCGGTCATCTTCGGGAACCAGAAGTAGATGCCCGCGTAGGTGGCGAACACGATGGTGCCGAACAGCACGTAGTGGAAGTGCGCAACCACGAAATAGGTGTCGGTGACGTGGAAGTCGATCGGCGGGGACGCGAGCAGCACGCCCGACAGGCCACCGAACAGGAACGTCACCAGGAAGCCGACCGCGAACAGCATCGGCGACTCGAACGTGAGGTGGCCGCGCCACATGGTGCCGATCCAGTTGAAGAACTTCACGCCGGTCGGCACGGCGATGAGGAACGTCATGAACGAGAAGAACGGCAGCAGAACGGCTCCCGTGGCGTACATGTGGTGCGCCCACACCGCGATCGACAGGGCCGCGATGCCGATGGTGGCGTACACCAGGCCGCTGTAACCGAAGATCGGCTTGCGCGAGAACACCGGGAAGATCTCCGAGACGATGCCGAAGAACGGCAGCGCGATGACATACACCTCGGGGTGGCCGAAGAACCAGAACAGGTGCTGCCACAACATGACTCCGCCGGTCGCCGGGTCGAACAGGTGCGCCCCGAGGTGCCGGTCCACCCACAGGCCGATCAACGCGGCCGCGAGCAACGGAAACACCAACAGGATCAACAGCGACGTGATCAGGATGTTCCACACGAAGATCGGCATCCGGAACATGGTCATGCCGGGTGCGCGCAGGCACACGATCGTGGTGATGAAGTTGACCGCACCGAGGATGGTGCCGACGCCGCCCAGGGCCAGACCCATGATCCACAGGTCCGCGCCGACGCCCGGGCTGTGCACACCGTTCGACAGCGGCACGTACGCGGTCCAGCCGAAGTCCGCGGCACCACCGGGGGTGATGAAGCCGGCCGTCGCGATCAGACCACCGAACAGGTAGAACCAGTAACTCAGCGCGTTCAGACGCGGGAAGCTCACGTCCGGCGCACCGATCTGCAGCGGGACGATGTAGTTCGCGAAGCCGAACACGACCGGCGTCGCGTACAGCAGCAGCATGATCGTGCCGTGCATCGTGAACAGCTGGTTGAACTGCTCGTTCGACAGGAACTGCAGACCCGGCACCGCGAGCTCGGTACGCATCAGCAGCGCCATCAGGCCACCGACGAGGAAGAAGGCGAACGCCGTGACCAGGTACATGATCCCGAGCACCTTGGGGTCGGTGGTCGTCACCATCTTGTGTACGAAGGCACCCTTGGACCCGGCTGCGCCGCGGCGGGCGGGCAGCGGCCGCGACGCCGTCGGCGTGCGTGGTGGAGCGAGATCGATCTCGGGGTTGGCAACCATACCGGACATATTCGGACGTCCAAGGGTTCCCGGACGAGGGGCCAAAGTCCCGTTGCCGGTGGCCGACCGTCCCCGATCTGCGGGAACTACACGAGCGCGATCGATTTTCGTGCGATCGCGAGTTCCTCGTCGGTGGGGATCACGAGGATCTCGACGGCCGAGCCGTCGGCCCCGATCCGGCGTTCACTGCCGTCCGGGGACTCGTTGCGGTCCGGGTCCACCACGATACCGAGACCGCCCAGTCCGGCAAGTGCGTCCCGGCGCAGGATCGCACTGTGCTCGCCCACCCCGCCGGTGAACACGATCGCATCGGCTCCCCCGAGTTCGACGAGATAGGCGCCCAGGTAGCGACGCAGCCGGTGCACGTACACGTCGTACGCCAGCCGTGCGGCCGGGTCACCGTCGTCGATCATGGCGCGCACCGCCCGGAAGTCGTTCTCCCCGCACATTCCGAGCAGCCCGGAGTGCCGGTTGAGCAGGTCGTCGAGCTCGTCGACCGTCATGCCCGCGTTCCGGATCAGGTGCAGGATCACGCCGGCGTCCAGATCGCCGCTGCGCGTTCCCATCACCAGGCCCTCGAGCGGTGTCATCCCCATCGACGTGTCGACCGCGACGCCACCTCGGATCGCCGACACCGACGCCCCGTTGCCCAGATGCAGCACGATCTGGTTCGTCTCCTCGAGGTCCCGTCCGAGGAACGCGGCGGCCCGCTCGCCGACGTACTCGTGTGACGTTCCGTGGAATCCGTAGCGGCGCACCCCGTTCGCGTGGGCCACCGCGGTGTCGATCGCGTACGTCGCGGCCGCCTCGGGCAGGGTGTGGAAGAAGGCCGTGTCGAACACGGCGACGTGCGGTACGTCCGGCAGCAGCCGGCGCGCCACCTCGATACCGGCAACGTTCGGCGGATTGTGCAGCGGCGCAAGCGGAGACAGCCGTTTCAGTTCGGCGACGACAGCGTCGTCGAGCAGCGTCGGCTCCCGGAACACGGGCCCGCCGTGCACCACCCGGTGCCCCACCACCGCGACACCCCGTTCTGCGAGGGAACGTCCCGCTTCGGCGACGACCTCCTCGGCGGCGTGCAGTCCGGCGGTGTGGTCTTCGATCACGTCGTCGCGTTCGATCACCCCGCCGTCGTAGTGGTAGACGAGATGCCCCGACGACTCGCCGATGCGCTCGATCAGCCCCGACCCGTCTACCCGCCCCGACCCCGGTTCGACGAGCTGGAACTTGATCGACGACGATCCCGAATTGATCACCAGCACAACCGGTTCGCTCACTTCTGCACCTCCTGGGCCTGGATCGCGGTGATCGCGACCGTGTTGACGATGTCCTGTACGGTCGCGCCGCGGGACAGGTCGTTCACCGGACGGTTCAGGCCCTGCAGGACCGGTCCGACGGCGACCGCCCCGGCGCTGCGCTGCACGGCCTTGTACGTGTTGTTGCCGGTGTTGAGGTCGGGGAACACGAACACCGTCGCCCGACCGGCCACCTGCGACCCCGGCAGCTTGGTGTGCGCGACGGTGGGTTCGACGGCGGCGTCGTACTGGATGGGGCCCTCCACGAGCAGGTCCGGCCGCCGATCGTGCACCAGAGCGGTGGCGGCACGCACCTTGTCGACGCCGGCGCCGCTACCGGAGTCGCCCGTCGAGTAGGACAGCATCGCGATCCGCGGTTCGATCCCGAACACCGCTGCCGTCTCGGCGGACGAGATCGCGATGTCGGCGAGCTGTTCGGCCGTCGGGTCCGGGACGACCGCGCAGTCCCCGTACGCGAGGACCCGGTCCGCGAGGCACATCAGGAAGATGCTCGACACCGTCGACACCCCGGGCCGGGTCTTGACGATCTCGAACGACGGCCGCACGGTGTGCGCGGTCGTGTGTGCGGCACCGGACACCATTCCGTCTGCGATTCCCTTGTGCACCATCATCGTTCCGAAATACGAGATGTCGGTCATGACCTCGCGTGCCCGTTCCGTCGTCATGCCGCGGTGCGCCCGCAGCCGCGTGTACTCGGCCGCGAAGTCCTCGAGATATTCGGATCGTCCCGGGTCCAGGACGGTCGCCGACGCCAGGTCCACGCCGAGTTCGGCGGCGCGGGACCGCACCCGCGTCTCGTCGCCGAGGAGGATCAGATCGACCACGCGGCGGCGCAGCAGCCGGCCCGCCGCACGCAGGATCCGGTCGTCGTCGGCCTCCGGGAGCACGATCCGTTTCGGGTCTGCGCGAGCCCGGTCGAGCAGCTGGTACTCGAACATCTGGGGTGTGACCACCGACGGGAACTCCACCCGCAGCCGTTCGATCAGGGCGGGTGCCTCGACATGCCGCTCGGTCAGCGCCAGCGCGATGTCGATCTTGCGCAGCGCCCCCGTCGACATCCGGCCGCGGGTCTGCGCGGCCACGGTCGCGGCCTCGAACGAGCCGAGCGTCGTCGCCAGGATCGGCAGCCGCGGCCCGAGGCCGGCGATCAGTTCGGCCACCGCCGGGTGCGGGAGGATTCCGCCGCTCATCACGATCCCCGACAGCGACGGGAAACCCTGCGCCTCGTGCGCGTTGACGAGAGCGAGCAGCACGTCCGACCGGTCCCCCGGCACGATGACGAGTGCGCCCTCGGTGATCCGTTCGAGAATGTGCTCGGCGGTCATCGCCCCCACCGACACCTCCACGGCCTCCCGGTGCAGCAGCTCCGGGTCACCGCTGAAGAGGGTGCCGCCGACGGCGTCGAGCAGTTCGGTGACCGTGGGCGCGAACAGCAGTGGAATCTCCGGCAGGCTCCACACCGGAACGCCGACGACGGACGGCGCGGCCGCGTACTCGTCGAGCCGGTCCGGCGGGCACCGGTTCACGACGATCGCCACCGGATGTGCGTGGTGCGCAGTCAGTTCCGCGACGCACACGTCGGCGAGCTGCCCCACCTCGTGCGGGGTACGGCGGGCGCCGCGCAGGGTCAGCAGAACCGGCGCCTCGAGGTTCGCGGCGATCCGGGCGTTGTAGCCGAGCTCGCTGGGGTTCGGCACGTCGGTGTAGTCGGAACCCACGATCACGACGGCGTCGCACCGGGCGGCCACGTCGTGGTAGCGGGAGACGATCTCGGCCAGGGCGCCGTCGGGGTCGGCGTGCACCTGCTCGTACGTCACCCCCACACACTGCTCGTACGTGAGATCGGCCGTCGCATGGTCGAGGACGAGTTCGAGAATGTGGTCCGTCTCGTCGACCGAACGGGTGATCGGCCGGAACACTCCCACCCGCGCCGTCGACGCACACAGCATCCGCAGCACCCCCAGCGCCACCGTGGACTTGCCGGTGTCGCCCTCCGGTGCCGCGATGTACACGCTCGACACGGTCCCCGTATCAGCCATGCGGCACAGCCTAGTGAGCTGTCGCGCATAATCGACGCCCATGAGTGATTCGACATTTCCGGACGTCCGGTGGGGCTCGGAGACCAGCATCCTGCGCCGCCCCGGCATCGCGTTCGCGTCGACACGGCTCGGGTCGTGGACGATCCGCAATCTCGCCGGCGTCGACCGGCGTCTCCTCGAACGCAGCCGGGGCCGGTTCACCGTCCTCGGCCCCATCGGCGCACCGACCGTGCTGCTCAACACGATCGGCCGCAAGTCCGGGCAGCGCCGCACCAGTCCCCTGCTGTACATCCGGGACGCCGACCGCCTGGTCGTGGTGGGCAGCAACTTCGGGCAGGCCCACCACCCCGCCTGGACCGCGAACCTGCTGGCACAGCCGGAAGCGAGCGTGACGATGGCCGGACGAGACATCCCCGTCCTCGCCACCCGTGTCACCGGCGACGAGAAGGACCGGCTGTACGCGAAGTTCGTCGATCTGGCCGGCGCCTACGGCGTCTACCGGGGACGCACCGACCGCGACCTGCGCATGTTCGTGCTCACCCGCCGCTGATCAGGCGACCTCGGCGGTGCCGGGATCAAGCAACCGACGGCCGGTCGATGTTCGACACGTCCGCGCCGGCTTTTTCGAGGCGGGTGAACAGCTCGTCGGTGCCGTAGCGGGATGCGAACTGCAGTTCGGCGTCGGTGACGGGGACGGCCTGCAGCCACGTGTCCACGGCGTCGTCCCGGTCGACGAGGATCTCGAGGTCGGGCCAGAGGAACGGGACGACCAGCAGCACGTGCCGTGTGGAGTGTCCCGGGTCGGCGTCGTGAACGGCGTTGGGCACGATGGTGTTCGGGGTGACGTGGAAGGAGCCGGCGGCGATCCGGAACGCGCACCGGGCGAGGACGTCGGACATGGGCCGGTAGTCGGCGCGGCCGACGGTGATCAGTTCGGTGCGGATCGGGCGGCCGTCCTCGGTGGTGACGTTCGTCGGGAACCGCGTCATGTCCAGCGTCGCGTACGACGCATATCCCGGGCCGGGGCAACCGTCGCCGACCGCGATCGCCACCTCGTCCGGCTTCTCGCCGTCCGTGTCGTCCGGGGTCGCGTCCCGGAACCGCAGCACCTGGGGTGCTCCACCGAACACCTCACCGATGCGGTGTGCTGCGGCCCGGACGTCTTCGCTGGATTCCATGGGAACGAGCCTAGAGGCCGGTTCCGGTGGAACCCGCGTCAGGCCAGTGCGCGCAGCCGCGGTGCGAGGTCACGCTCGAACAGGTCGAGGAACCGCTTCTGGTCGTGGCCGGGTGCATGGAACACGAGGTGGTTGAGTCCGGCGTCGAGGTAGGGCTTGATCTGTTCGACGGCGGCGTCGGGGTCGGAGGCGACGATCCACCGCTTGGCGACCTGTTCGATGGGCAGGGCGTCGGCGGCGGCCTCCATCTCGATGGGGTCGTCGATGGAGTGCTTCTGTTCCGCGGTCAGCGACAGCGGCGCCCAGAACCGGGTGTTCTCCAAGGCGGCCGCCGGATCGGTGTCGTACGAGATCTTGATCTCGATCATGCGGTCGACGTCGTCGAAGTTGCGGGCCGCCTTCTCGCACCCCTCCTTCACGGCGGGGATCAGCTTCTCGGTGTACAGGTCCATGCCCTTGCCGGACGTGCAGATGAACCCGTCGCCCGCGCGGCCCGCGTAGCGGGCGACGACGGGACCACCGGCAGCGATGTAGACCGGGATGCCGCCCTCGGGGACGTCGTAGATCGACGCACCCTTGGTGCGGTAGTACTGGCCCTCGAAGTCGACGCGGTCACCGGTCCACAGGTCCCGCATCAGCTGCACCGCCTCGCGCAGCCGTGCGAACCGCTCCTTGAATTCGGGCCACTCGCCCTCGAAACCGGTGGCGATCTCGTTGAGGGCTTCACCGGTGCCCACACCGAGCATGACGCGTCCCGGGTACAGGCAGCCCATCGTCGCGAACGCCTGCGCCACCACCGCCGGGTTGTACCGGAACGTCGGGGTCATCACCGATGTCCCCAGTTGCAGCCGCCGGGTGCGTTCCCCGACCGCCGTCATCCACGAGATCGAGAACGGGGCGTGCCCGCCGTTGTGCCGCCACGGCTGGAAATGGTCACTGACGGTGACGCTGTCGAGGCCGTGTTCCTCGGCCATCACCCCCAGCTCCACCAGATCACGCGGCCCGAACTGCTCCGCGGACGCCTTCAACCCCAACTTCAGTGCCTGTGCCACCGGTTCTCCGATCGTCTACCCGATTCGATGGTTCGAGTATGCCTGCCACCGGGTCGCGGATGTGGGCGGCATCTCACTCGTGGCCGGTCACCAGTTGCGGATCCGGTTTCCAGTCGTAGACGACGGACGTTCTCAGCACGATGTCCTGCAGGGAGCGCCGCCGCGGGTCGACGATCACCCAGGCCAGCCCGAATCCGAACAGCACGCACAGGATCGCGCGGGCCGCGCACCGCGGCCACCGCACCAGACGCCCACGACTGCCGACCAGGCGCAGCCCCATCGCGACCGCGCCGACCGTGCGCCCGTTCGTCGCCCAGCACACCGTCAGATAGGCGACGGACAGTCCGACGAACGTCGTGGCCGACTGCAGGAACTGGGCCTGCGGGAAACGGAACTCCTGCGGCGAGAACAACAGTCGGGCGAACACGAGGCCCATGTAGATGGTCCCCATCAGGAACAGCACCACCCCGATGTCGATCAGGGCCGCGATCCCGCGGGTGACGATGCCGGCCGGCCGATGCTCGGGGTCGAGCCGTGGGGGCGTGTTCACTCGGTGCCACCGTCACGGCCGAACAGGCGTCCGACGAACCCGGAGACGGCGTCGTCGGCGGCCATGCCCTGCGCCCGCGCGCCACGCACCGCCTCGGTCGACATCGTGCTGGTGGACTCACGGATGATCCGCTGCAGGTCGACACCGTCGATCACCTGGTTCGACAGGCCGACGAGGTCGAGGCGGTCGATGATCCGTTGCAGGTCGACACCGTCGGCGACAGCGTCCACGTCCACCCGCTCGAGGATCGGGGCGATGTCGACCTTCGCGGCGATGCCGTCGACGTCCACCCGGTCCACGATGCGGTCGATGTCGACCTTCGCCGCTATGCCGTCGACGTCCACCCGGTCCACGATCCGTTCGATGTCCACGCCGTCGACGATCGCGTCCAGGTCCACGTGGTCCCGGACGACGGCGGTGAGGTCCACCTCGGTGAGCGCGACCGCCACCACCTTGCGCAGCACCGCGCGCAGAACGTCGTCGACGACGCCGGCCGTGGCCCGGATCGCGGTGTCGCCGCGGGATTCGAGGGTCGCGAGCCCGTCACCCAGGACGGGGATCCTGGCGGCGGTGTCGAGCACGGTGCTCGCGGCGGCCCGGGCGCCGTCCCCGACGAGTGCGGCGAATCCGGCGATCACCCGCACCGGGTCGGGAGTTCGACTGCCGTCCATACCGACATCCAAGACTCTGTGGGCGCGAATGTCGATTCCCGGTCCCGGTCGCGGCCCCGATCGCACCCACCGGGACCGTTCGGGCCACTATGCTGGGACGAGCTTCGTTCAGCCGGAATGCAATTCACGCCGAATCGGCGGGAGGTGCGCGATGAGAAGCTTCGGTGCGATTCTCACGCTCGTCGGAATGCTCGTACTCACGGCCCTCGGCGCCGCCCCCGGCGGCGCGGCCACCGCACAGGCCAATCCGTCGCCGGTCGGGGCAGTGACGGGGACGACGGTCGTGAGCGATCGGGTGACGCGGGTGTCGGTGTTCTCGCCGTCGATGGGCCGGATCGTGACGAGCGATGTCATCCACCCGGCCGGGGGCGGACCGGCACCCACGTTCTACCTGCTCACCGGCATCA from Prescottella sp. R16 includes these protein-coding regions:
- a CDS encoding nitroreductase family deazaflavin-dependent oxidoreductase; the encoded protein is MSDSTFPDVRWGSETSILRRPGIAFASTRLGSWTIRNLAGVDRRLLERSRGRFTVLGPIGAPTVLLNTIGRKSGQRRTSPLLYIRDADRLVVVGSNFGQAHHPAWTANLLAQPEASVTMAGRDIPVLATRVTGDEKDRLYAKFVDLAGAYGVYRGRTDRDLRMFVLTRR
- a CDS encoding RDD family protein, whose amino-acid sequence is MNTPPRLDPEHRPAGIVTRGIAALIDIGVVLFLMGTIYMGLVFARLLFSPQEFRFPQAQFLQSATTFVGLSVAYLTVCWATNGRTVGAVAMGLRLVGSRGRLVRWPRCAARAILCVLFGFGLAWVIVDPRRRSLQDIVLRTSVVYDWKPDPQLVTGHE
- a CDS encoding suppressor of fused domain protein, coding for MESSEDVRAAAHRIGEVFGGAPQVLRFRDATPDDTDGEKPDEVAIAVGDGCPGPGYASYATLDMTRFPTNVTTEDGRPIRTELITVGRADYRPMSDVLARCAFRIAAGSFHVTPNTIVPNAVHDADPGHSTRHVLLVVPFLWPDLEILVDRDDAVDTWLQAVPVTDAELQFASRYGTDELFTRLEKAGADVSNIDRPSVA
- the pta gene encoding phosphate acetyltransferase gives rise to the protein MADTGTVSSVYIAAPEGDTGKSTVALGVLRMLCASTARVGVFRPITRSVDETDHILELVLDHATADLTYEQCVGVTYEQVHADPDGALAEIVSRYHDVAARCDAVVIVGSDYTDVPNPSELGYNARIAANLEAPVLLTLRGARRTPHEVGQLADVCVAELTAHHAHPVAIVVNRCPPDRLDEYAAAPSVVGVPVWSLPEIPLLFAPTVTELLDAVGGTLFSGDPELLHREAVEVSVGAMTAEHILERITEGALVIVPGDRSDVLLALVNAHEAQGFPSLSGIVMSGGILPHPAVAELIAGLGPRLPILATTLGSFEAATVAAQTRGRMSTGALRKIDIALALTERHVEAPALIERLRVEFPSVVTPQMFEYQLLDRARADPKRIVLPEADDDRILRAAGRLLRRRVVDLILLGDETRVRSRAAELGVDLASATVLDPGRSEYLEDFAAEYTRLRAHRGMTTERAREVMTDISYFGTMMVHKGIADGMVSGAAHTTAHTVRPSFEIVKTRPGVSTVSSIFLMCLADRVLAYGDCAVVPDPTAEQLADIAISSAETAAVFGIEPRIAMLSYSTGDSGSGAGVDKVRAATALVHDRRPDLLVEGPIQYDAAVEPTVAHTKLPGSQVAGRATVFVFPDLNTGNNTYKAVQRSAGAVAVGPVLQGLNRPVNDLSRGATVQDIVNTVAITAIQAQEVQK
- the fgd gene encoding glucose-6-phosphate dehydrogenase (coenzyme-F420), whose protein sequence is MAQALKLGLKASAEQFGPRDLVELGVMAEEHGLDSVTVSDHFQPWRHNGGHAPFSISWMTAVGERTRRLQLGTSVMTPTFRYNPAVVAQAFATMGCLYPGRVMLGVGTGEALNEIATGFEGEWPEFKERFARLREAVQLMRDLWTGDRVDFEGQYYRTKGASIYDVPEGGIPVYIAAGGPVVARYAGRAGDGFICTSGKGMDLYTEKLIPAVKEGCEKAARNFDDVDRMIEIKISYDTDPAAALENTRFWAPLSLTAEQKHSIDDPIEMEAAADALPIEQVAKRWIVASDPDAAVEQIKPYLDAGLNHLVFHAPGHDQKRFLDLFERDLAPRLRALA